A segment of the Ipomoea triloba cultivar NCNSP0323 chromosome 1, ASM357664v1 genome:
GTGGTAATGGTGTAGGTGGGCTTGGTGGTGGGGGTGAGCTTGGAGGCGGTGGGTGTGGCAAACTAGGAGGTGGTGGACTAGGCACTGGTGGGGGAGGTGAAGTATAAGGTGGTGGACACGAAGGAGGTGGAGGTGTTAAAATTGGAATCGGCGATGGAGGCCTTGGGGATGGCGGAGTTGGAGGAATCGGGGGAGGCGATTGAGGTGGAGCAATAGGAGATGGAGGAGGCGGGGTAAAAGGCTTAGGAGATGGCTGGGGAGACGGAGCTATGCCCGATAGTGAATGGGACTTAGACGTCTCAACACTTATAGACGAATTTGAAAGTAACGGGACCAAACCTCCCGAAGTCGGTTTAGGCAACCGTGGCAATGAAAAATCTTTAGTGGGATATGATGCCATTGCATTAATTGCACAAGCACCATATCTCAAATGAGTATTCCTCCTTACGTATGCATACCCTTCCAACCCCCAAGATGTTCCCCAAGAATTCTTTACAATCCAATAGTCCTGACCACCTGCTGAACCATAACCAACTATCAAAACCGCATGATTTATATCATCCGCATCATCCGAACAATCTCCATAGTAGATACCCTGTTTCCAGAATTCAAAAGGATTATTAGTCTTTTAactgttgagcataaataatatataactattagtttaggcttttagttgaaatggagcacatgtttcaattttaaCTATTCTCCAAAGctatgaaatcccaaaatgcaAAACAACTTACACCACTATACAGCTGAAAATCAAGTGCAGAGGCATCAATTGCCACACTAACAGGCTGCTTTGCCACAGCACAAAGCAGTGCACTTTCATCTTGTGCAACATCCTTGTACTCATTAATTGTCACATTCTTGACTCCCCCCTGTTCATCACACAAAATGGTGACAAAACTTTCATCagtaaacaaaaaatacaaaaattcagATTAGTTCAAGATTGTGAAACTAAAATCCATGCCTGTTTGACAGAACAATTCCCATCCTTGCCACTGTATGGGTAATCCTCTTCTACACTAATCCCACCATTGTGCAGAACCCATTCATATGCATACCCCATATACCCTCCTTCACACCCATCATTCCATGAATCACAATGGATGAGCTGCTGCTCCGAGAGGCTAACAAGCTCCCCGGTAGCTATGGCGTTTATCCCTTCCATCGCCCCCGTTGCAGAGAATGCCCAACAACTCCCTtcaaacacaaacaaacaaacaaacaaacacataaTTCAGCAG
Coding sequences within it:
- the LOC115997580 gene encoding basic proline-rich protein-like; the protein is MEGINAIATGELVSLSEQQLIHCDSWNDGCEGGYMGYAYEWVLHNGGISVEEDYPYSGKDGNCSVKQGGVKNVTINEYKDVAQDESALLCAVAKQPVSVAIDASALDFQLYSGGIYYGDCSDDADDINHAVLIVGYGSAGGQDYWIVKNSWGTSWGLEGYAYVRRNTHLRYGACAINAMASYPTKDFSLPRLPKPTSGGLVPLLSNSSISVETSKSHSLSGIAPSPQPSPKPFTPPPPSPIAPPQSPPPIPPTPPSPRPPSPIPILTPPPPSCPPPYTSPPPPVPSPPPPSLPHPPPPSSPPPPSPPTPLPPHPSPPTPSPPHPPPHPSPPHPSPPPSPPPPSPPPPLPSPPPPSPPHPSPPPPSPPPPSLPPPSLPPPSPPPPSLPPPSLPPPSPPPPSLPPPSLPPPSPPPPSLPPPSLPPPSPPPPSLPPPSLPPPSPPPPSLPPPSLPLLSPPPPSLPPPSPPPPSPPPPSPPPPSPPPPSPPPPSPPPPSPPPPSPPPPTPIPPLPPIPPEPPIPPKPPLL